Proteins encoded by one window of Glycine soja cultivar W05 chromosome 15, ASM419377v2, whole genome shotgun sequence:
- the LOC114386634 gene encoding vacuolar protein sorting-associated protein 36-like isoform X2: protein MYRDWTARAYILLVFVSQIGFSAPQGCGKTTLVFAVDYLFEVIGRLGYGLRRFSGRRNMIWMFIYCCQESKAKEMVMLAEKMRLKLLSGSNSQTNATNDEEMGSKEEMQDWLLSVGIISPVTKESVGALYHQQLSRQLADFVKVPLEKAGGIINLIDIYCLFNHACGIGFNIVCVPSDMIFFQVVHFLN, encoded by the exons ATGTATAGAGATTGGACTGCCAGAGCTTATATATTACTAGTATTTGTTTCGCAG ATTGGTTTTAGTGCTCCTCAAGGTTGTGGAAAGACAACCCTTGTCTTTGCTGTTGACTATCTTTTCGAAGTGATTGGCAG ACTCGGATATGGCTTGAGGCGATTCTCTGGGAGAAGAAATATGATATGGATGTTTATATATTGCTGTCAAGAG AGCAAGGCTAAAGAGATGGTGATGCTAGCAGAGAAAATGAGGCTAAAACTTTTGTCTGGCTCAAATTCTCAAACCAATGCGACTAATGATGAGGAGATGGGTTCAAAGGAAGAGATGCAAGATTGGTTATTGAGTGTTGGTATTATATCCCCTGTTACCAAAGAGTCTGTGGGTGCTTTGTATCATCAACAACTTTCTCGTCAG TTGGCAGATTTTGTTAAAGTTCCACTTGAGAAAGCTGGGGGAATTATCAATCTTATTGATATATATTGTCTCTTCAATCATGCTTGTGGCATAGGTTTCAATATTGTCTGTGTTCCCTCTGACATGATTTTCTTTCAAGTAGTacattttttgaattaa
- the LOC114386634 gene encoding vacuolar protein sorting-associated protein 36-like isoform X3 gives MIWMFIYCCQESKAKEMVMLAEKMRLKLLSGSNSQTNATNDEEMGSKEEMQDWLLSVGIISPVTKESVGALYHQQLSRQLADFVKVPLEKAGGIINLIDIYCLFNHACGIGFNIVCVPSDMIFFQVVHFLN, from the exons ATGATATGGATGTTTATATATTGCTGTCAAGAG AGCAAGGCTAAAGAGATGGTGATGCTAGCAGAGAAAATGAGGCTAAAACTTTTGTCTGGCTCAAATTCTCAAACCAATGCGACTAATGATGAGGAGATGGGTTCAAAGGAAGAGATGCAAGATTGGTTATTGAGTGTTGGTATTATATCCCCTGTTACCAAAGAGTCTGTGGGTGCTTTGTATCATCAACAACTTTCTCGTCAG TTGGCAGATTTTGTTAAAGTTCCACTTGAGAAAGCTGGGGGAATTATCAATCTTATTGATATATATTGTCTCTTCAATCATGCTTGTGGCATAGGTTTCAATATTGTCTGTGTTCCCTCTGACATGATTTTCTTTCAAGTAGTacattttttgaattaa
- the LOC114386634 gene encoding uncharacterized protein LOC114386634 isoform X1, producing the protein MSGTYADCFSLMNCSLQSLKSLGFIITMYLSFSGACEQQITEHQSKFKDGEDIPPLVIGFSAPQGCGKTTLVFAVDYLFEVIGRLGYGLRRFSGRRNMIWMFIYCCQESKAKEMVMLAEKMRLKLLSGSNSQTNATNDEEMGSKEEMQDWLLSVGIISPVTKESVGALYHQQLSRQLADFVKVPLEKAGGIINLIDIYCLFNHACGIGFNIVCVPSDMIFFQVVHFLN; encoded by the exons ATGTCCGGTACCTATGCAGACTGTTTCAGCTTAATGAATTGTTCCTTACAGAGCCTCAAAAGTCTAGGATTTATCATTACTATGTACTTGTCTTTCTCTGGTGCATGTGAACAACAAATTACTGAGCATCAGTCCAAGTTCAAAGATGGAGAAGATATACCTCCTTTAGTG ATTGGTTTTAGTGCTCCTCAAGGTTGTGGAAAGACAACCCTTGTCTTTGCTGTTGACTATCTTTTCGAAGTGATTGGCAG ACTCGGATATGGCTTGAGGCGATTCTCTGGGAGAAGAAATATGATATGGATGTTTATATATTGCTGTCAAGAG AGCAAGGCTAAAGAGATGGTGATGCTAGCAGAGAAAATGAGGCTAAAACTTTTGTCTGGCTCAAATTCTCAAACCAATGCGACTAATGATGAGGAGATGGGTTCAAAGGAAGAGATGCAAGATTGGTTATTGAGTGTTGGTATTATATCCCCTGTTACCAAAGAGTCTGTGGGTGCTTTGTATCATCAACAACTTTCTCGTCAG TTGGCAGATTTTGTTAAAGTTCCACTTGAGAAAGCTGGGGGAATTATCAATCTTATTGATATATATTGTCTCTTCAATCATGCTTGTGGCATAGGTTTCAATATTGTCTGTGTTCCCTCTGACATGATTTTCTTTCAAGTAGTacattttttgaattaa
- the LOC114386634 gene encoding thiol protease aleurain-like isoform X4 — MEAPGEFSMQLVDCAGAFNNFGCNGGFPSQSFEYIKYNGGLDTEEAYPYTGKDGVYKFTAKNDVNHAVLAVGYGVEDGVLYWIIKNSWGSNWGVNGYFKMELGKNMCDWF, encoded by the exons ATGGAAGCTCCAGGGGAGTTCAGTATGCAGCTAGTGGATTGTGCCGGTGCTTTCAATAACTTTGGCTGTAATGGTGGCTTTCCATCCCAATCCTTTGAATACATTAAATACAATGGTGGCCTTGACACAGAGGAAGCATATCCCTACACCGGAAAAGATGGTGTCTACAAATTTACAGCTAAAAAC GATGTAAATCATGCTGTTCTTGCTGTTGGGTATGGAGTTGAAGATGGTGTTCTGTATTGGATCATTAAAAATTCATGGGGAAGCAACTGGGGTGTCAATGGTTACTTCAAGATGGAATTAGGGAAGAATATGTGCG ATTGGTTTTAG